The window GAAACGAGCCTGCCTTTTTCGATCTGAATTATCTCAAAATTTTCCATAATCTACGCCCTGTATTCAAGCATCCTTCTCAGACACTGCCTCGCCTTGAACATGGCCTCCTGCTCTATCTTTACCTCGAACGTCATTTCCTCAAGCGAGAATAACACCTTTTCCAGGGTTATCTTTTTCATGTTGGGACATATTGCCCTCTCGCTTGCCGGTATGAAGTCCTTATCCGGGTTTTCCTTTTTAAGCTTATGCAGTATGCCGATTTCGCTAGCAATAATGAAAACCTTATTGTGAGAGCCTGCTGCATAAGTGCACATCGCCTCTGTAGAGAGTACCTTATCGGCAAGCTCGCGGACAGCCCTCGGACATTCCGGATGGGCAAGGACAATGGCGTCTTTGTATTCAGCCTTCAGCTTTTGAATATTTTCCGGCAGAATTTTAACATGAGAGGGACAGTACCCTTTCCATATTATAAATTCTCTTCCTGTCTGACCTGCTACATAATCGGCAAGGTGCATATCGGGTACGAATATGACCTCATCATCGTTTTTAAGCGCCCCGTTAACCATGGCCAGCGCATTTGCAGATGTGCATGAGAGATCACATTCGGCCTTAACGTCAGCCGTCGTGTTGACATAACAGAGGACCTTTGCCTTCGGATGATCTCTTTTAAGTCTTTTCACGTCTTCGGCAGTGATCATATCCGCCATGGGGCAGCCGGCATCCCTGTCAGGTATGAGAACTGTTTTGGCTGGCGATAGTATCTTCGCGGTCTCGGCCATGAACCTGACACCACAGAATACGATCACCTTTGCATCGGTGCCTGCGGCCTGAATGCTCAACCCGAGCGAGTCCCCGACAAAGTCGGCTATATCCTGCACCTCGGGCGACTGGTAATTATGCGCGAGGATAACCGCATTCCTCGTGCGCTTGAGCTTGTTTATCCTCTCAACAATATCCATGCATTCTACGCCTTGGGATGCTTTTTCCTGTAATCATCTATTGCAGCCTGAAGCGCCTCTTCTGCAAGAACCGAACAGTGCATCTTGATGGGCGGCAATCCGCCAAGGGCCTCTGCAACCGCCTTGTTGGAAACCTGAAGCGCCTCATCAATGGTCTTGCCCTTGACGAGTTCGGTAACCATCGAACTGGTTGCAATAGCCGCTCCGCAACCGAAGGTCTTGAATTTTACATCGGTTATAACATCGTTATCCACTTTAAGAGAAAGCTCCATGATATCACCGCACTGAGGATTACCGGCCGTACCGGTTGCATCAGCGTTCTCAACCTCGCCTACATTTCTGGGATTTTTGAAATGATCCATCACCTTCTCATTATAAACCCTGCAAGTACTTTCCATTATCTTGCTCCTTTCTTGTACAGGGGCGACATCGCCCTCAGCTTTGCTATTATCGGCGGCAGAACCTTTATTACATGATCGATTTCCTCTTCTTTAGTTCCCCTTCCGAAAGTGAACCTGAGAGAACCGTGAGCCAGCTCGTGAGGAAGGCCGCATGCAACAAGCACATGTGACGGCTCCAGACTTGACGATGTACAGGCGCTGCCGGTGGAAGCGGCAATGCCTTCCATATCAAGATTGAGCAGCATCGCTTCACCTTCCACATAGGCGAATGATATGTTCACATTGTTGGGAAGCCTGAGAACAGGATGTCCGTTAAGCGTGCTTTCCGGAATGGCGGCAAGCAGCTCTTTAATAAGCCTTTCCCTGAGAGCAGTCTGCCTTGCCGATTCAGCAAGCATCTCTTCCTGTGCAAGCTCAACCGCCCTGCTGAAGCCTACTATACCCGGCACATTCTGGGTAGAAGCACGCCTCCTTCTTTCCTGGTCTCCACCGTGAAGTAGAGGGGTAAGCTTGACCCCTTTTTTTATATAGAGCAACCCCACACCTTTAGGACCGTAAAGCTTATGGGCCGAAGCACTTAAAAGATCGATGTTCATATCTTTAACGTCGATCGGAAGATGCCCGAATGTCTGGACCGCATCGGTATGGAAAATGACACCTGCCTCCCGACATACCTCACCAAGCGCCTTTATCGGCTCTATTGTCCCTATCTCGTTGTTTGCGTGCATGACGCTTACAAGAATCGTCTTGTCCGTTATCGCCTTTTTCAGATCGTCCGGATCGACAAGGCCTGTGGCATCATTTGGCAGGTATGTAACCTTGAAACCCTTCTTTTCAAGAAAGTGAAGGGGCTCGTGTATGGCATGATGCTCAAGGGCTGTCGTTATTATATGGTTGCCCTCTCCTTCAAGCACATCGACTATTCCCTTTATTACGGTATTGTCGCTTTCAGTGCCAGAACCTGTAAACACGATCTCATCATCACGGGCATTTATGAAAGATGCTATTCTGTGTCGGGATGCCTCCACCATGTCCTTTGCATCAAGACCGAATGAATGAAGGCTCGACGGATTTCCAAAGTTTTCACTAAAACATGGCGCCATAGCCTCTGCCACTTCTTTTGCCACCGGTGTCGTAGCCGCATGGTCCAGATATATTCTTTCCATTTTTTTCCTCTCAGATATTATAATCGCTGCTTGTGCCTGACTTTTCCCTGCTTGTCCTGACAAGATCCGCCAATGTCATTGATTCAAGCACATCTGTCATTTTATCCGCAACTATCTGCCAGACATCCCTAGTGGCACAAACCCCTGAACGAGTGCATGATCTCGGATCTGTCAGGCAGTCCACGAGGAATATCTTCCCCTCCAGACTTTCTACAACTTCCTTAAGCGTAATCTCCGACGGTTCTCGCGAAAGAGTATAGCCGCCGCTTGCACCTCTCAGCGCTTTTATAAGACCTGAGGCCTTAAGCGGAAGGACTATTAGGCTCAGGTATTTCTCGGACAGGTCCTCTTCTCTTGCAATGTCCTTGAGAAGCACCGGCCCGCTGCCGTGTTTCTGTGCAAGATCGAGCATCAATCTTACCCCGTACCTTGTCCTGGTTGACAGTTTCATCATTTATCTCTTTTTTTATTTTCTATTATTACTATCTTATTACTAGTATTAATATCCATCCACCTGAAAGTCAAGAAAATATTAATAAAAGACGAAATGTCGATAAGAAGTCAGAAAAGAGAAGTGAGGATTAACGGTGAAAGACAATGACAGATATGTGATTGACTCAATGAACCCTGATGAGTCCTGGAGGGTGTTCAGGATTATGTCGGAATTCGTTGACGGTATCGAGACGCTCTCAAAACTCCCATCGGCAGTAACTTTCTTCGGTTCCGCCAGGTCAAAGCCTGAAGACAAATATTACATGCTTGCAAAAGAGCTGGCTTCGGAACTGGCGGGACAGGGTTTTGCAATCATAACAGGCGGCGGTCCGGGCATAATGGAGGCTGCCAACAGGGGGGCGCTGGATGCCGGAGGGATATCGGTCGGAGTAAATATTGAACTTCCTTTCGAGCAGAAGCCGAACCCGTACACGAATGTTAAGCTTACATTCAGGTATTTTTTCGTAAGAAAGGTCATGTTCATTAAATATGCGATCGGATATGTTATTTTTCCGGGAGGGTTCGGGACACTGGATGAGCTTTTTGAGGCTTTGACGCTTATCCAGACCGACAAGATACGGCCTTTCCCGGTCGTGCTTTTCGGTTCGGAATACTGGTCGGGCATGATAGACTGGCTGAATAAGACCATGGTCGAAAACAAGATGATCCGGCCTGAAGACATGTCGATCTTTACGGTAACCGATTCGATACCGGAGGTTGTAAAAATTTTAAGAAGCCTTTATCATTGAATCCTGTTGAAGCTTGAATCCTGCATAATTGCATGATAGCGTTCCCGAACGCTGGAGGCCGTTATGGTGATTGAAAGGCTTACATTGGGACAGTATTTCAGGGCTGAAAGAGAAAGGCTCGGCATAAGCCTTAAGGATATTGAGCGACGCACCAAGATATCCTATCAGACGCTTGTCTGGCTCGAAGAGGACAATATTGAAATATTGCCGCCAAGGGCTTTTTTAAGAGGCTTCCTTCAAGTAATCTCCAAAGAGTTCGGAATGGATGAAAACGAACTTTTCAGGCTCATGGATGAATCGCTGATAAAGATCGAAAAGGCTAAAAGCGCCACCCCCTTGAGAATCGATTCACCGGCAAAAGCCAGAAAAAGGGCATACCTTTATATAGCGGCAGCCGTTTTACTGATTGCGGTAATCATCACCGGTGCAGTCTGTGCCATACGCTACTGGGAAGTATCTTCGAGTCTGATTGAGCCGGATACAAGAATCGCATATTTATCCGACCAGGAAAAAGGTTTGAGTTTCGATATCTGACAATAAGCAACCGGGAAAACATAAAGCGGCCGGATCATGCCAAGAATTAAAACCAGGGCAATAATACTCAATACAAGAGATTATTCGGAATCAGACAGGATAATCATCATGCTGTCTCCCAATCTGGGGCTGATAAATGCAATCGCGAAAGGGGCACGAAGGAGTACAAAGCGTTTTCCAGGAACTCTTGAACCATTTTGTGAAATTGAAGCTGAGCTTTTTATTAAACCCGGTTCGGAATTGTTAAGACTAGAAGAAGCAAAGCTTGTAAACGCCAATCTGTGGGCAAGGGAAGATTTGAACCTCTTTGCGCATGCGTCCGTACTGCTGGAGATACCGGCTGTAAATCTTGCACCCCTTGACCCTCACCCCCAGCTTTTCGAGGTGCTGAGGAGGTCTCTCTCGTATTTGAGCCCCGGGAAAAAGTGGTTCTGCTTCTGGGCTTCGGCATTGACCGGAATCCTCAAATCCATGGGGTACGGCTTTGACGTCACGGAAACCCTCAAAAATGGCGAACCTCTTTC of the Desulfomonilia bacterium genome contains:
- the nadA gene encoding quinolinate synthase NadA — its product is MDIVERINKLKRTRNAVILAHNYQSPEVQDIADFVGDSLGLSIQAAGTDAKVIVFCGVRFMAETAKILSPAKTVLIPDRDAGCPMADMITAEDVKRLKRDHPKAKVLCYVNTTADVKAECDLSCTSANALAMVNGALKNDDEVIFVPDMHLADYVAGQTGREFIIWKGYCPSHVKILPENIQKLKAEYKDAIVLAHPECPRAVRELADKVLSTEAMCTYAAGSHNKVFIIASEIGILHKLKKENPDKDFIPASERAICPNMKKITLEKVLFSLEEMTFEVKIEQEAMFKARQCLRRMLEYRA
- the nifU gene encoding Fe-S cluster assembly scaffold protein NifU yields the protein MESTCRVYNEKVMDHFKNPRNVGEVENADATGTAGNPQCGDIMELSLKVDNDVITDVKFKTFGCGAAIATSSMVTELVKGKTIDEALQVSNKAVAEALGGLPPIKMHCSVLAEEALQAAIDDYRKKHPKA
- the nifS gene encoding cysteine desulfurase NifS; this translates as MERIYLDHAATTPVAKEVAEAMAPCFSENFGNPSSLHSFGLDAKDMVEASRHRIASFINARDDEIVFTGSGTESDNTVIKGIVDVLEGEGNHIITTALEHHAIHEPLHFLEKKGFKVTYLPNDATGLVDPDDLKKAITDKTILVSVMHANNEIGTIEPIKALGEVCREAGVIFHTDAVQTFGHLPIDVKDMNIDLLSASAHKLYGPKGVGLLYIKKGVKLTPLLHGGDQERRRRASTQNVPGIVGFSRAVELAQEEMLAESARQTALRERLIKELLAAIPESTLNGHPVLRLPNNVNISFAYVEGEAMLLNLDMEGIAASTGSACTSSSLEPSHVLVACGLPHELAHGSLRFTFGRGTKEEEIDHVIKVLPPIIAKLRAMSPLYKKGAR
- a CDS encoding Rrf2 family transcriptional regulator, which encodes MMKLSTRTRYGVRLMLDLAQKHGSGPVLLKDIAREEDLSEKYLSLIVLPLKASGLIKALRGASGGYTLSREPSEITLKEVVESLEGKIFLVDCLTDPRSCTRSGVCATRDVWQIVADKMTDVLESMTLADLVRTSREKSGTSSDYNI
- a CDS encoding TIGR00730 family Rossman fold protein; translation: MKDNDRYVIDSMNPDESWRVFRIMSEFVDGIETLSKLPSAVTFFGSARSKPEDKYYMLAKELASELAGQGFAIITGGGPGIMEAANRGALDAGGISVGVNIELPFEQKPNPYTNVKLTFRYFFVRKVMFIKYAIGYVIFPGGFGTLDELFEALTLIQTDKIRPFPVVLFGSEYWSGMIDWLNKTMVENKMIRPEDMSIFTVTDSIPEVVKILRSLYH
- a CDS encoding helix-turn-helix domain-containing protein, whose product is MVIERLTLGQYFRAERERLGISLKDIERRTKISYQTLVWLEEDNIEILPPRAFLRGFLQVISKEFGMDENELFRLMDESLIKIEKAKSATPLRIDSPAKARKRAYLYIAAAVLLIAVIITGAVCAIRYWEVSSSLIEPDTRIAYLSDQEKGLSFDI
- the recO gene encoding DNA repair protein RecO, which encodes MPRIKTRAIILNTRDYSESDRIIIMLSPNLGLINAIAKGARRSTKRFPGTLEPFCEIEAELFIKPGSELLRLEEAKLVNANLWAREDLNLFAHASVLLEIPAVNLAPLDPHPQLFEVLRRSLSYLSPGKKWFCFWASALTGILKSMGYGFDVTETLKNGEPLSMSSMSGEAVKFMEHSCMLETGLLSRLYLSERAKNEISLFLFELCEKVSHRPLRTIEFLKGLG